In Vitis vinifera cultivar Pinot Noir 40024 chromosome 4, ASM3070453v1, the genomic window TACGGACTACATTTGATCTAGGATGAGATCTAGGTATGCTTTCAGTGATATCTAGattaaatatctaaaatatcTAATTGATTTTTCGAAGCCATGTTTTCGCTTAAAGCCCAAGgtagatgcatgcaccctattgAGTCAAAGGCTAAGGAATAGAACAATCCAAGGttcctaatattttatgattgtCCCAATTccataaacattaaaaaaaaaccatgcaTGTAACCTAGAGTGACATAAAGTCAAGCGAGAGTGATCCTTAAAGCCCTGAAAATGAAAGGTATGAACGAAAATATTATCTTGCTTTCATTACATCCGTTGTTTTTTATAATGGCAATACTTGTAATAGTGATATTGACGAAATTGTCTCCATTATAAAAATTGGTGTgagaaatatcaatttttgttgaataaatGTATCAAATAATATTGCTTATGAATCTCTAAAAATTGAGAATGGTGtgctaaaaggaaaaaaaaaatatcttgagaaGATTTGGTTTCTAGACAATGAGATAAATCTTTGTTTGAGAGAAACAATGCTTTaacatcaaagaaaatcaattttatatgctacttcaataaataaaaaatatatttaaaattaataaattattttatatatcactttaaactcattttacttattttttattctatataaatattaattaatttaaaaatatatacattttaactaattttaattattttttattttcttctatatttttcatgttaaaatcagatataataaaatcatttttcttatcattttttttttctttctttagtattttttgagaaccaaacataacctaaaattaTCTTCGTAAGATAGAAGTTTCACAATTCACataattatgaaatattaattcAGTTCAAGTTAACTTGATAATTAAAACATAACGCATAATCCAAATCAGTATGTTTAAACAAAGGCTTTAAAGCTAAACATAAACTAAACTTACAAGAAACCTTCCTCTCCGTGACATTACTTATTTCCATCTACATTCTTGGACTTGAAAAGAGTTTTCAAAAGTAAAGTGAGTGGGACCTTTAAAAACATATGACTCTTCACTCAAAAGTAACTAACCAATTAGATAGTACCATTAAGACACTGACTACCACTGACTTAGTTTTCAATCCTTTTACAATTAGGTAATGAGGGTCAATAAGACAACCCCTATTGAAAAGGATTAGATATCATAATACATAATAAAAGTGATATTTtttacaatataaaatattattcatatggTAAAATATTTTCCTACTATTTcgaaaaaataacattttagaaaaatatttaagggcaataatttctttcttggtAAAAGTTGAATTGAGCAAAGAAGTTGATTTAACTTATGATTCActtgaacaaataaaataaattttattaatatagaCATATTTTAACCTAACAGAAATTTTATATCACATGCTGctaatttattcttataataattaattttaaatttaagaatttattcttttcttcttccgACATTATCATGAATACTAaatcaacatatatatatatatatatactcccAACTAtcctaattaataatttatttattttttttccattgcacCCTTCATTCTTcctatttttcttcattattcatattttattcatattgaATATCCATGATGCACTTATTCTTTTATTGAACAactaaaatgtaatttttatttatttatctttttttttttttctacaaaacctCACTtcttaaattttagaattttctttcGAACTaaatacttatatttatttcagaattatattatatataaatttcttccgaataataataaaaattatcaaactcaAGGAGACTTTGTTTTTGTGTAGGTTAAATTAGATACCACATTtatcatattaccattttttttttctgacttCTAATCCTTTACTAATTAGATGAATAATaagaatttatttctttttaacatttaatcTGGAAAATTTCTTATCATTaatatatatcttaaaaaaatccaaaaaagaaaaaaaaaaaaaaaaaagaatagattcCTTAAAAGACTTACcttagaatgaaaaataatccaTCCTGAAATCAATCTCGATGTTTATGTCTCTGATCTTCTCTCTTCTTCATCTAtctctttatgttttttttcttcttcaaattcttcatatttgttaaataattttttaaaactaaaactcATCCAACATCATTTAAAATTAGTAACTCATCAATcatggtttaaattttttaactttattttttttataatgtatcaatatatttatcctttatccttattattattattattgtaaaaacTAAATTAGAGATATTATaagaaagaatataaaaaataataataatatattccatcacttattttatatcatatttgatTGAAATGATGTGATAATTTATCCGTAATCAGACATGAAATACGTTATTCAATTTCTTATATTATCTCATACTATATCTAACCAGCATAGATAACAAAATAgtatagaaaaaaatagaaaaccactagcatttacaagaaaaataactttttttttaaataaaattacccttcaataaaacattaaaacttTTTTACATGACAAGATTGAAGTATTTTGATACATTTGAGGTTGTATTTACAATTTCAAAATACGGAAGCTACTTtttgaaagtgaaaaatattttcactctTTGTCCTAAGTATTTCTATATCAATTATGACATTTTTATTTGTGACATTAATGTTTCATTTCAACTTAGACCCTTTCATTCCACCATTTACACACGGCCcccccaaaaaataattaaaacaaataaataaataataaataaaaaggtggGTCATGATTCTCCGTCCTTGGGATGGTCCGCCCATCCATCTCTCTAACCACAACAAACCAAATCCATGAACGAACttgtaaatttctaatttaataccTCCTTCCTAGTTCCTACCTCTCTCCCATTCCCAATTTCTCAGTTCTAATTCGAATATTCCCACAACTCGCTCAAATTATcccaaaaattataaagaaataaatcagTTTCAATCCAATATCACACGTACTCATTCTTTTCCcccaaacaaaaaaggaaaagaaaaaaaaaaaagagctcgTGCGCCACCTCCGCGATCCAACGATCAATGTTTGAGAAGATGAAAAGTGTTATCTCTTCCTAGCATTGATCACGGTACCTGCTGTGGATGTACGTCGGAACTCGATTCCACGCCATATCTTCGTTGATTCCCATGGTTATGATTATGGATCTGGAGATGTAATTATAGATTCTGCTCACCCAAATCCACTGTAAAAGTAACCTATAAATCTTCAGATCTCCAATTTGTCTATATCTTTCCACAGGATTGAGAGGCTTTGATTTTACGCCTTCCATAATCCTGACTCCTCTCTATTCGGTCAGGATTGTGGGTTGAGGCCGCTACCAGATATGGATAGGGACGAGTTTCGATTGATTTTGAGGAACTCCGGTGTGGATGTGTGGGAGTTCATCAATACGGCGATCTCCGTTGCCTATTCCGATTATGGAGATGAACTGAGGCACCGGAGGGATGGAATCGTGGAGAGGATGTACATGTCTTCTCGCTGCGGGAGCTGTAATCTTCGTTATCAACATTCTGGATTGGATAAGGGTTGTGATGAGGAGAAAGAGGATGAAAAAGACGACGAAAAAGACAAGTCCCCGCTCACTCCGCAATCCATTAATAGAAGTGGAAGTGAAGATCGGTATGGAGGATTGCTGGATGAAGAGGAAGCCAGGATTCTTGATATAAAGGAACATCTTGAAGCTCCTGACCAGGTTTGGTAGaaattttttggtgtttttgtttttgagttttctgatcttgattttgttgtttTCTGATCGATTTGATTTATGCATCAGCCTGATGATTCTATTGTGGATTTGTTGCAAACTCTGGCCGACATGGACATAACCTTCAAAGCTCTCAAGGTAAATTATCCATCAATTTTGTGTTTCAAgagtttttcctttcttatttttttcttcctaaatttttATTCTGATCGGAATATTGCAGGAGACTGATATCGGAAGGCATGTGAATCGATTGCGGAAGCATCCATCTAACGATGTGCGGAGATTGGTAAAGCATCTTGTCAGGTTTGTAGAATTATACCTCAACCGATTTGGGAACGTGTGTGGACTTGTCTGTTTGGATGCTAAGAAACCGCaggaaagggaaggaaaagggaaaaaaatttggaaacttCGCGagcattttatttccttttccgAAATGGAAAACTGGGAAAAGAAGAACTGATGATTCTGCGGGTTGTTCGTTTCAGGAAATGGAAAGATCTGGTAGATGAATGGGTGAAGTCGAATCCTGCTGGAGAGTTCACATCCTCTGCCCTAATGGGTATGATATTGtcctcaaaatttaatttctcttatttttaatgtgaaatacAAATTCGTGTGTAATCGAACTGAGCTAATAATGGTGGCAGCAGAAGGAGACTCACCACCACAGAAAATTCCCCGGACTGGTCATCATCAGGTGAAAGAAACTTTTGGAGTAACTGTATTTTTCCAGTAAAGTTATCGAGAAGTACATCTTTTTAGTctaaagtttttttctttccagGTACctgattttgggtactcgccaaATCCACAGAGTGAGTAGCGAATCAGATCCCAAGTTGATTTtgattgccttttttttttttttcttttatgttaatttgtttttcaatgGATTGCAGATGGAAGTTCTGGGTCGGACAAAAACAATGCAGAACCAGAACCAAAGGTGAAGGCAATTCCTAGGAAAGAAGTTCCTACTAGGCCAGCTCAATCAGCCCCTGTGTCTTCTTCCTTTCCTCCTCCAAATGTACCCTTATCATACCTTCAAATAAAAGTCAATTATTCTGTTTGATTGTTGAGAAAATGTAGgtagaaagagaagaaaacaaaaaccttcACTGAAATAAAAGCTAGCTCATTACAGCTTTTTGGCTTGGTGAAGAAAGGTTTCATTCTTCTCTGTTtagctttctcagcaaccaaacaaagtaGAAAGAATTTTGATTCGTGGTTTGAGTCATTCAATTTGGGATATTGTGCAGAAACAGAGGGACACCGCAATTGATCCTGACAAATTCGCTTCAGCAAGAAAGCGGCTTCACGAGAACTACCAAGAAGCTCAAAATGGTTTGATTTTGTCTTCAAAGCTCTGGATTCATAATGTCTTATTGCTGGTGTTGGAGCTTATGGTTTGCGTTGGTTTGTTTGTTGAAGCCAAAAAGCAAAGAACAATTCAAGTGATGGACATTCACGATATTCCGAAACCAAAGAATACCTTCTTTGCCAAGCCCAAGGTGGGTTCTCAGGGGAGGCACCGGTGATTGATGATTGGTGATTGGTGAAAGGTGTAAAGTCTCAAACAGGAGACACACGACGCCCATATTTTTAACACCAGAAAACTGAGACTCATCCATGCTGTTAccttaatttttctaaatatttaaacttttcttATCTAACTTTCATTGCTGAGTAACTCAAAAGTTtaaaatccaaaacaaatttttgggAATACAGAGTTTTGAGGTTCTCATTTCATGCATTGGGTTTTATGAAAATGGCACCATTTTGAGACTGGGTGTGATAAGTTAGTACTAGGATCTTATAAGAGGTGCTATACGGCCAATCATGAGGATGATGCATAGCTGAGCTACTGAAATTTTGCTTGGGAGTTTTACTGGTAGAAGTTCAATAATTCCCTTCTGGAAAAAATCTGGTTTTCAAAAtgcctttttttaaaaaaaaaaaaaaaaaccagaaagaAATACTACCCTTCTAAATTTGTTTTGAGTacatcatttctttttctttctttgttttttctttttattttttcttttttattttttttggagaaaatgCCACTCATCCAGCTTTCTTTTTAgtacatgtttttaaaaataattaaattttagataTAATAGATGTACAAGGGTGTTAGTTCTAAAATATGtatgaatttgtttttattgttttaaaatatttaaaattaagatagtgaattttttttaatatcttaatttttttaaagtatttatcCTTTTAAGGCAAGTTTCAAAAGAGAGAATCAAAGACAAGTTTTCATCTCTATTTTATACTCCAACAAAAAATTGCTCTATGAGTTATGATTGGGCGGCGCCGCCGGGGGGTGGTGTCGTTGGGTTGGTGGTGGGGGCGCGCCTCGTGTTTCCTTGTCTtctaattcaaagatgaatgtGAAAttaatttcagaatttttttttataataaattcatttggtcaccattaaaattttaaaaataagaaatactAGACCAGGAAGATGACTTTTAACAATGAATTAAACGGTTTGACGATCGAAAGCaatttttgaaagcatttttttttttgataaaatttaaaaaatgtttttaaaaagttcaaaaaaatatttataacatttcaTAGAAGGTACTTAATAAgtgattcttaaaaaaaataataataataacttataaaaataataatttaattaaaaatattctggaacataagttaaaataaaaacgTTACAAATTGCAAACAGTGTTGAAAATTGAAAGAATCATTTTCAAAGCTTTATCCTGTCTcagtatttttattaattccaaGCTCTTCCaaacttcatcattttttttctaaataaattaaaaacttaaaaaaaaaaaaaaaaaaaaaaaaatcacaattatTTGTGCAGTGACCAAAATACTGGTCATCATTCACACCAAGGCTGAACCTTCGGCCACTATGCCAACCTTTGTTTTAAGTCAAAATGATCATCTGCATCGAGATCTGCCCCCTCTTCTTTGAATCCTACAACCACCAAAAACTAATAAACACAAGATCATGGGTCCAAATCTCCCCTTATGAAGATTAATTTGGAATTGGGTTAAATGTGCATATGATGTTGTCTATTTCTGTTTCTAATTTGTTATTGTTTGCCACGTGGATAAAAAATTTCTTGTATATATGTGAATCTTCCCTGCTCTAGTGAGTCAGCTGAGCAAACCTTATTCctccatttctcttttctcctCCTTACTCTGATTCTTTATTCTCCTCTTTAAACCTGGTATCAAGGCCACTTTGAGCTCCCTTCAATCCCCCTCCAATGGCTTTTCAACCTGCGGCTTTAGGCAACATCAATCTTCAACCAAACAACCCAAATCAACTGATTCCAGGCCTTCAAAATCAACCTACGCTGCACCTCCAAGCATTCTCTCCCTTGAATAAAACAATTTCGGTCAAGTTAGATCAGGTAGACCCTCAATAGAGGAGATACACGACCTTCTCATAAACCATGACTATCGTCTTGAAGAACAACAAATTAGTGACCACCTAAACCTCAATCCAACCCAAGCTCAGCTTGCACAACTAAACCTCTCCCAATTTTAGCCAAACAACAAAGACCAAAGACCCTTCACCAATAGCAGCCCAAGGTCCTCGAATGCTTTCTCCACTCAAAACTACTAAAAGAACACCTCTTCTTACTCACTAAAGCTACAAAACCTCCAACCCTTTTCCAACAATCAACCTGGTGTACTAGGCAAACCAAAATTCCCTCCTAATTCTTCTTGGCCAAAACAGGACACTCAACCAGCACCTGTGCAATGCTAGATTTGCAGCAAGTTTGGTCACTCAGCCTTGGTTTGCTACCATCGACCAAACCTTCAATACCAACCACGGTCTCCATAGAGATTCAACCATAATGCCCCATTCAAAGGTCTTATAACAAATCAACCCAATGCCTTTGCAGCAATGATGGGCACTCTGGGCAATTCTGCAGCAAGCACACCGAGTGACACTCCTTGGTTCCTTGACTCGGGTGCCACACATCGTTTCACCCCGGATAGCTCAAATTTGGATAACTCCATGGCTTTCCTTAGTGAAGAATAGGTGATGATGGGAAATGGTAAGACTATTCCAATATCTAATATTGGTAGCATTGTGTTAAAGTTTCCATTCAAGGATATCAAACTAAACCATATATTTCACACACCAACCATCTTTAAACAGTTACTCATACTCAATGTTAGTGTCATGAGAACAAAGCTTTTGTTGAATTTCACCCAAACTTTTTTCTTGTGAAGGATCTCCATTAGAGGAAAATTGTGCTCCACGGTCTTCTTGAAGATGGTCTTTACAAATTGCTTCCAACCATAGTCTTCAACCAGCGTTGTCAACTTTGTCCCAACATTTACTCGACTTCACCCAAACTgtttaggtcatccatctttcCTTATTGTTCATAAAGTTGTGAAGTTGTGTAATTTGAAAGTTCCAAACAAACTTGGTTTAGATTTTTGCATTCCTTGTCAAATGGCGAAGAGCCATAGATTAACTTTTATAAACTTGGTTTATTGAGCTTCTAAGCCCTTTGATTTAGTATATTCTAATCTTTGGGGACCTTCACCCATTGCTTCAATCACTGGTGTTAAATATTTATGtctttttattgatgatcacgCCCAATTCACTTGGTTGTATTTCCTCCATGCTAAACATGAGACCTTCACTATCTTCAACAAGTTCAAACAACTTGTTGAAACCTAATTCAATACAAAAATAAAGGAGTTACAAACAGATTGGGGTGGTGAGTTTCACCTTTTAAAATCGTTTCTTGAAAACCCTGGTGTTAACCATAGGCATCTATGTCCAATCACTCCACAGCGAAATGGAagagttgaaaggaaaaaccGAGGTTGGTTTGTTCTAAAAATGTGTAGAGATGACTCAATACACAAGACTTCAATCCTTCAATAtggttttaatatatattatcagtttttgtaaaaatttaaaTGCATGTGTACCATATTCTCACACTTCCTTCTCCACCCATATAAATTGGAATTTAGACTAATAGGAGACACAAATAGTAGTAAGTAGCATAAGACAAATCATAAATTTGTGATATAGGTAAAAGAAAGACTTGAACTTGAGATCATCAATCAACCAAAACTTTGATACTGTGAAACatagtaagaaaataataacCTAATACACAAAAATAAGGGTTTGATTCTTATTTATTGTGAAGGGAAGATGacaataataaaacatatatagaaATTACATGTATTTAAATATGTTAGATATAAATGACATAATGGTATAAAAAAAAGTTGGCAATCACTTGATTTCCTCCTCTCTCTCTAATCTAAACATTGTCGGTCTCTGgcaataaaagagaataaataaaacatacaATATATATTTCCTAGTAATTCAAGATATTACCACATATGTTACTTAAATTAAGAGAAGACAATATTCTTGGAATTCAGAACTCTTCCCTAGGTCGAGGATAGTTCATTCATATACATCGATATATCAAAGTATAGAAAATTATGGTGaaaatgtttaatatatatCCACCTTAATTATTTTATAGCATTTTTACAACTTATTCCATTGAAGACTCATGTGAATAGGTGTTGATCCTTGGTTGTGACTCTTAAAAAGATTTTCTTCCCTCAACCTGGATAAGGCAAGATTCTCCTTAGTTGATTAGAATTCatcattatttactttttagCTCTtatgttctctctctctctctctctctctctctttatgtGTATACTCGTTTTCCTTATCTTTTTAGCATGGAAATCCCTCAATGTAGTTCAAAAAGGGGTTAATTGACAAATATCAAACATTCACCCAATGTACTAGGTTGAGGAattctcgctctctctctctctctccatgtgtgtgtgtgtaagcTTAGTTTTCCTTTATCTTTTAAGCATGGAAATCCCTCCATGTGGTTCAGAAAGGGGTCAATTGACAGATATCAAACATTCACCAATGTACTAGATTGAGGACTTTTAAGACTACTTACCTTTCATAGCTTCACCTTAAACTCTTGAAAATGaggtttaatttataatatttttatttattattattattattatttgcatTAAGCTTATTAACcctcttttttccctttcaatATTCACTCATTCACACACCTTACTCTTGTCTTAAGGTTTCCCTTCAAGATAAAATTCGGGTGTAAGATGCATAGTGAATGCTTTGAGACTTTGATATAATTAAGCAATAACGCTACTTTAAAATTCTTAGGTTTCTTAACCTATCTAATCATTCATCATTATATTAAATTACATGGAATTCTACCATCTCATGGTCGAATTCTCAATTTAAGAATAGTATTCTAACTTGATTAAAAATGCCTCGtacaatattaaaatgaattatacTACATTTCACACATGTATTTGGGAAATCTAAGTTAGAATCTCAAAAAGGTTGAAAACATCATAATGTCCTCGTTGTTCTAAAAATAACCATAAAAATTAGGACAAAATGGGAGTTCAAAGGCTAAGTCTATATCTTAGTAGGGTAATTCTCAAATGACATTCATTTTGTTTATAGAGAAAGTAAAGATATTTCAAGGGCAAAACATGGGGgtattttattcaaaaacaaGCTAACTCTTCATCCTTCAATCTTCAATCTTCAatcttcttttaaaaatagatttagttTGTTTTGGAATAAAATCCCCTAAAAAGAGAAGAATCATCCAATCATTGTAAGGAAGGGACATGGCATTATCCttaaaattccattattttttggCTGTCTGCAATGGGGGACAAGGAAATGACAAAATACATGGGCCATATTGAGTGATTCCAGTACATCTTGTATTAGATCCTCAAAGATATGATATGAATTTGCCTTTACAAATTATTTGTCTCCCATGGGCTCATCAAAGTACCTTCATTCATTCAAATTGAATCCACTCCAATTATTGTGGTCCATAGCCCAAACCCATACACCTAAATATTGAATCTTAGTACCAaactttaatattatttttttaatgtttagaaTAGGACATTAACGGAACTATTGCCTTTATCACTACGTtgaaaaaaagggtaaaataaGTAATTGGGGTTTGATTCCATCCAATAATTGGTGAAACAAGCAAACTACTTTTGGAGTGGTAGAATTTGGCCTAAGCAGAAGATAAAGGTGTCTAAGTGAGAGTGACACCAACATAGAGGTCATGCATTAGGGTTTGACCCTGGGATGACTCAAGTCCATGATTCTTCAAGGACTTGTAAACAATCTACACTAAGTTTTTTGAGCAATGACTTTATATGAACACATGtaagaatatttataaatttgtaaaatataataGTATTTAATTGCATTTATTTACAAACaattagaagaaaattttatgattggacaataattataagaattgtttctaatatttttaattcttgaaagataaaatttcttaaaaaatagaaatgatataattgatttctaaaattattatcaaatatatttttagtattttattgtAGTTTATGTACACAAAAACATTTGAGAGAATTCAATTAGTAGTTACGTATgctaattataaaattatttccaaGAAAGAACAAATTCAAGAGGACAAAAGAGAAAGGTTAGGAAacaaaatagagagaaaaatataaaatttttcttacttgattatttataaaaagtagaaaaaaaaaatcaaagttttagGGTATTTGCtttaagaaaaggaaatatagaagaagaataagaaagaaagaaaaagataaagagaAATTATGGATGTTTTATTGTTTGgttatttatggaaaaaaaaatgcaggaaaaagataagttattaatatatatatatatatattcaaacatTTCCTATCATTTTTAAGAACCAAAAGAAATATCATTTAGTACTTCactaaaacataataaaattattatttttcttctaatattttttttcctttaatccttcccaaaaaactaatatagcataaagaaaaaataagaaaaaaaacatttatatttctcc contains:
- the LOC100260896 gene encoding probable mediator of RNA polymerase II transcription subunit 26c isoform X3; amino-acid sequence: MDRDEFRLILRNSGVDVWEFINTAISVAYSDYGDELRHRRDGIVERMYMSSRCGSCNLRYQHSGLDKGCDEEKEDEKDDEKDKSPLTPQSINRSGSEDRYGGLLDEEEARILDIKEHLEAPDQPDDSIVDLLQTLADMDITFKALKETDIGRHVNRLRKHPSNDVRRLVKHLVRKWKDLVDEWVKSNPAGEFTSSALMAEGDSPPQKIPRTGHHQVPDFGYSPNPQNGSSGSDKNNAEPEPKKQRDTAIDPDKFASARKRLHENYQEAQNGLILSSKLWIHNVLLLVLELMVCVGLFVEAKKQRTIQVMDIHDIPKPKNTFFAKPKVGSQGRHR
- the LOC100260896 gene encoding probable mediator of RNA polymerase II transcription subunit 26c isoform X8, with product MDRDEFRLILRNSGVDVWEFINTAISVAYSDYGDELRHRRDGIVERMYMSSRCGSCNLRYQHSGLDKGCDEEKEDEKDDEKDKSPLTPQSINRSGSEDRYGGLLDEEEARILDIKEHLEAPDQPDDSIVDLLQTLADMDITFKALKETDIGRHVNRLRKHPSNDVRRLVKHLVRKWKDLVDEWVKSNPAGEFTSSALMEGDSPPQKIPRTGHHQVPDFGYSPNPQNGSSGSDKNNAEPEPKKQRDTAIDPDKFASARKRLHENYQEAQNAKKQRTIQVMDIHDIPKPKNTFFAKPKVGSQGRHR
- the LOC100260896 gene encoding probable mediator of RNA polymerase II transcription subunit 26c isoform X7, with translation MDRDEFRLILRNSGVDVWEFINTAISVAYSDYGDELRHRRDGIVERMYMSSRCGSCNLRYQHSGLDKGCDEEKEDEKDDEKDKSPLTPQSINRSGSEDRYGGLLDEEEARILDIKEHLEAPDQPDDSIVDLLQTLADMDITFKALKETDIGRHVNRLRKHPSNDVRRLVKHLVRKWKDLVDEWVKSNPAGEFTSSALMAEGDSPPQKIPRTGHHQVPDFGYSPNPQNGSSGSDKNNAEPEPKKQRDTAIDPDKFASARKRLHENYQEAQNAKKQRTIQVMDIHDIPKPKNTFFAKPKVGSQGRHR
- the LOC100260896 gene encoding probable mediator of RNA polymerase II transcription subunit 26c isoform X2, which translates into the protein MDRDEFRLILRNSGVDVWEFINTAISVAYSDYGDELRHRRDGIVERMYMSSRCGSCNLRYQHSGLDKGCDEEKEDEKDDEKDKSPLTPQSINRSGSEDRYGGLLDEEEARILDIKEHLEAPDQPDDSIVDLLQTLADMDITFKALKETDIGRHVNRLRKHPSNDVRRLVKHLVRKWKDLVDEWVKSNPAGEFTSSALMEGDSPPQKIPRTGHHQVPDFGYSPNPQNGSSGSDKNNAEPEPKVKAIPRKEVPTRPAQSAPVSSSFPPPNKQRDTAIDPDKFASARKRLHENYQEAQNGLILSSKLWIHNVLLLVLELMVCVGLFVEAKKQRTIQVMDIHDIPKPKNTFFAKPKVGSQGRHR
- the LOC100260896 gene encoding probable mediator of RNA polymerase II transcription subunit 26c isoform X1, with product MDRDEFRLILRNSGVDVWEFINTAISVAYSDYGDELRHRRDGIVERMYMSSRCGSCNLRYQHSGLDKGCDEEKEDEKDDEKDKSPLTPQSINRSGSEDRYGGLLDEEEARILDIKEHLEAPDQPDDSIVDLLQTLADMDITFKALKETDIGRHVNRLRKHPSNDVRRLVKHLVRKWKDLVDEWVKSNPAGEFTSSALMAEGDSPPQKIPRTGHHQVPDFGYSPNPQNGSSGSDKNNAEPEPKVKAIPRKEVPTRPAQSAPVSSSFPPPNKQRDTAIDPDKFASARKRLHENYQEAQNGLILSSKLWIHNVLLLVLELMVCVGLFVEAKKQRTIQVMDIHDIPKPKNTFFAKPKVGSQGRHR
- the LOC100260896 gene encoding probable mediator of RNA polymerase II transcription subunit 26c isoform X4, which translates into the protein MDRDEFRLILRNSGVDVWEFINTAISVAYSDYGDELRHRRDGIVERMYMSSRCGSCNLRYQHSGLDKGCDEEKEDEKDDEKDKSPLTPQSINRSGSEDRYGGLLDEEEARILDIKEHLEAPDQPDDSIVDLLQTLADMDITFKALKETDIGRHVNRLRKHPSNDVRRLVKHLVRKWKDLVDEWVKSNPAGEFTSSALMEGDSPPQKIPRTGHHQVPDFGYSPNPQNGSSGSDKNNAEPEPKKQRDTAIDPDKFASARKRLHENYQEAQNGLILSSKLWIHNVLLLVLELMVCVGLFVEAKKQRTIQVMDIHDIPKPKNTFFAKPKVGSQGRHR
- the LOC100260896 gene encoding probable mediator of RNA polymerase II transcription subunit 26c isoform X5, with protein sequence MDRDEFRLILRNSGVDVWEFINTAISVAYSDYGDELRHRRDGIVERMYMSSRCGSCNLRYQHSGLDKGCDEEKEDEKDDEKDKSPLTPQSINRSGSEDRYGGLLDEEEARILDIKEHLEAPDQPDDSIVDLLQTLADMDITFKALKETDIGRHVNRLRKHPSNDVRRLVKHLVRKWKDLVDEWVKSNPAGEFTSSALMAEGDSPPQKIPRTGHHQVPDFGYSPNPQNGSSGSDKNNAEPEPKVKAIPRKEVPTRPAQSAPVSSSFPPPNKQRDTAIDPDKFASARKRLHENYQEAQNAKKQRTIQVMDIHDIPKPKNTFFAKPKVGSQGRHR
- the LOC100260896 gene encoding probable mediator of RNA polymerase II transcription subunit 26c isoform X6, giving the protein MDRDEFRLILRNSGVDVWEFINTAISVAYSDYGDELRHRRDGIVERMYMSSRCGSCNLRYQHSGLDKGCDEEKEDEKDDEKDKSPLTPQSINRSGSEDRYGGLLDEEEARILDIKEHLEAPDQPDDSIVDLLQTLADMDITFKALKETDIGRHVNRLRKHPSNDVRRLVKHLVRKWKDLVDEWVKSNPAGEFTSSALMEGDSPPQKIPRTGHHQVPDFGYSPNPQNGSSGSDKNNAEPEPKVKAIPRKEVPTRPAQSAPVSSSFPPPNKQRDTAIDPDKFASARKRLHENYQEAQNAKKQRTIQVMDIHDIPKPKNTFFAKPKVGSQGRHR